From Clostridium cylindrosporum DSM 605, one genomic window encodes:
- the arsS gene encoding arsenosugar biosynthesis radical SAM (seleno)protein ArsS (Some members of this family are selenoproteins.): MSGENFLNDLKYIPNFIERVNDKELCTTKETLKTMQINVGYLCNLSCKHCHVEGGPHRTEVMTLDTMKDCLDVFRENNFSILDITGGAPEMNPNFEWLLKEASDIGCKVIVRSNLVILAEDGYKHIPELYKKYKVEVVSSLPYYSSKDADRQRGNGVFDKSIEVLRQLNELGYGVDKDLVLNLVYNPGGAFLPPSQDSMTSEYKVKLLDKYGIVFNNLFTITNNPVGRFGLFLKNSGNLEGYMKKLSNSFNPATVESMMCRDQISISYDGSIYDCDFNQTLKVTVEGDNHISDLKGKGLRKRTIKLGNHCYACTAGSGSSCGGSTT; encoded by the coding sequence ATGAGTGGGGAAAATTTTTTAAATGATTTAAAATACATACCAAATTTTATTGAAAGAGTTAATGATAAAGAACTTTGTACTACAAAGGAAACCTTAAAAACAATGCAAATCAATGTAGGATATCTTTGTAATCTTTCTTGTAAGCATTGTCATGTAGAGGGAGGGCCACATAGAACAGAGGTTATGACACTAGACACTATGAAGGATTGTTTAGATGTTTTCAGAGAAAATAACTTTTCTATTCTAGATATTACAGGTGGAGCACCTGAGATGAATCCAAACTTTGAGTGGTTACTTAAGGAAGCAAGTGATATAGGATGCAAGGTGATTGTCCGCTCTAATCTGGTAATTCTTGCTGAAGATGGTTATAAGCATATACCAGAGCTTTATAAAAAGTATAAGGTAGAGGTAGTATCATCACTTCCATACTACAGTTCTAAGGACGCTGATAGACAAAGGGGAAATGGTGTCTTTGATAAAAGCATTGAGGTGTTAAGACAGTTAAACGAACTAGGATATGGTGTAGATAAGGATCTAGTTCTTAACTTAGTTTATAATCCAGGAGGGGCATTTTTACCTCCATCACAGGATTCTATGACAAGTGAATATAAGGTTAAATTATTAGATAAGTACGGAATAGTATTCAATAATCTATTCACGATCACTAATAACCCTGTAGGACGTTTTGGGTTATTCCTTAAAAATAGTGGGAATTTAGAAGGGTACATGAAGAAGCTTTCAAATAGTTTCAACCCGGCTACAGTAGAGAGTATGATGTGTAGAGATCAGATTTCTATATCCTATGATGGAAGTATTTATGATTGTGACTTTAATCAGACACTTAAGGTAACAGTAGAAGGTGATAATCATATAAGTGATCTAAAGGGGAAAGGTCTTAGAAAAAGAACAATTAAACTTGGAAATCACTGTTATGCATGTACTGCAGGTAGTGGTTCAAGTTGTGGTGGATCAACGACATAA
- a CDS encoding arsenosugar biosynthesis-associated peroxidase-like protein → MSTYYNTEDLEKFGTIGENAPKAWEKFMGYYGEVFAEGELTSREKALIALAVANAVQCPYCIESYTKTCLEKGVNQNQMIEAIHVAAAIKAGATLVHGVQMKNVANKLEF, encoded by the coding sequence ATGAGCACTTACTATAATACAGAGGATCTAGAAAAGTTCGGAACTATAGGAGAAAATGCTCCAAAGGCATGGGAAAAGTTTATGGGGTATTATGGAGAAGTTTTTGCAGAGGGAGAACTTACTTCAAGGGAAAAAGCACTTATTGCACTAGCTGTTGCAAATGCTGTTCAATGTCCATATTGTATAGAATCTTACACTAAGACATGCCTAGAAAAGGGTGTAAACCAAAACCAAATGATTGAAGCAATCCATGTTGCAGCGGCTATAAAAGCTGGAGCTACTTTAGTTCATGGTGTTCAAATGAAAAATGTTGCAAATAAACTTGAATTTTAA
- a CDS encoding TVP38/TMEM64 family protein has protein sequence MENKQKKLLSKIVVVLLIVVAVCSYFFIPSVKATINNITGMFATGDFTVVKDFVASYGAYAAVISFLLMVLQSVLAPLPAFLITFANANLFGWWQGAILSWSSAMAGAMLCFFIARILGRDVVVKLTSNSALKQIDLFFEKYGKQSILIARLLPFMSFDIVSYAAGLTSMSFWSFFVATGIGQLPATLVYSYVGGMLSGGARLFVTGLLILFALSVLVVLIRQIYVAKNKKPEENLEG, from the coding sequence ATGGAAAACAAACAAAAAAAGTTATTAAGCAAAATAGTTGTTGTCCTGCTAATTGTAGTTGCAGTTTGTAGCTATTTCTTTATACCATCTGTAAAAGCTACAATAAACAACATAACTGGCATGTTTGCAACTGGCGACTTTACGGTTGTAAAGGATTTCGTTGCATCATATGGTGCATATGCAGCGGTTATTTCATTTTTACTAATGGTACTACAATCAGTACTTGCACCACTACCAGCATTTTTAATTACATTTGCTAATGCTAACCTATTTGGTTGGTGGCAAGGAGCTATCCTTTCATGGAGTAGTGCTATGGCAGGAGCTATGCTTTGCTTCTTTATCGCTAGAATCCTAGGTCGTGATGTAGTTGTTAAGCTAACTAGTAATTCAGCACTTAAGCAAATAGACCTTTTCTTTGAAAAGTATGGTAAGCAAAGTATACTAATTGCTAGACTTCTACCATTTATGTCATTTGACATAGTAAGTTATGCAGCTGGACTTACATCAATGAGCTTCTGGTCATTTTTCGTAGCAACAGGAATTGGACAACTTCCTGCAACTTTAGTTTATTCATATGTAGGTGGAATGCTATCTGGAGGAGCTAGACTATTTGTTACTGGTCTTCTTATCCTATTTGCCCTATCTGTTTTAGTTGTACTTATTCGTCAAATTTACGTTGCAAAAAATAAAAAACCAGAAGAAAACCTTGAAGGTTAG
- a CDS encoding TVP38/TMEM64 family protein — protein MKKKFFIFIGIVILICMLDHQLGWSSYLADFENIKFLRDMVKDNIWLASIIYIVLTIVGCVVLCLPGITFALFGGMLFGPVLGILLCLIATTIGASLAFLVGRFFLKDTVKPMVEKNKYLKKILFDESGKSDLILLMVTRMLPIFPYNLQNFAYGITDIDFWKYTSYTFIFMLPGVAFITIGAAGITAGENKWMYFTISALLLVGVLVLGSLIQKKYLGEREKQPN, from the coding sequence ATGAAAAAAAAGTTTTTTATATTTATAGGAATTGTAATTTTAATTTGTATGCTTGACCATCAATTGGGATGGTCATCCTATTTAGCAGATTTTGAGAATATAAAATTTCTAAGGGATATGGTAAAGGACAATATATGGCTGGCTAGCATTATATACATAGTACTAACAATTGTAGGATGTGTAGTACTATGTCTTCCTGGAATTACATTTGCTCTTTTTGGTGGAATGTTATTTGGTCCAGTACTTGGAATATTGCTATGCCTAATAGCAACAACAATTGGTGCATCATTAGCATTTTTAGTAGGACGCTTCTTCTTAAAGGATACGGTTAAACCTATGGTAGAGAAGAATAAGTACCTAAAGAAAATCCTTTTTGATGAATCTGGAAAAAGCGATTTAATACTTTTAATGGTTACACGTATGCTTCCAATTTTTCCATATAACCTACAAAACTTCGCCTATGGAATTACAGATATAGACTTCTGGAAATATACATCTTATACATTTATTTTCATGCTACCTGGGGTGGCATTTATAACAATTGGTGCAGCAGGTATAACAGCTGGTGAGAATAAATGGATGTACTTTACAATTTCAGCTTTGCTACTTGTAGGAGTACTTGTATTAGGTTCTCTAATTCAAAAGAAGTATTTAGGTGAAAGAGAGAAGCAACCCAATTAA
- a CDS encoding GNAT family N-acetyltransferase, whose translation MDIIIRKYEDRDIPSMVEIWNDVVEDANAFPQIDKLSEEEAREFFASQTFTGVAEGDGAILGLYILHPNNIGRCGHISNASYAVDGSYRGYHIGEKLVLHSMKIGREFGFSILQFNAVVSTNAGAIHLYEKIGFHRVGVIPKGYLLGNGEYEDIIIYYIEL comes from the coding sequence ATGGATATAATTATAAGAAAATATGAAGACAGGGATATTCCTTCAATGGTTGAAATTTGGAATGATGTTGTTGAGGATGCTAATGCATTTCCTCAAATAGATAAGTTAAGTGAAGAGGAAGCAAGAGAATTCTTTGCATCTCAAACCTTTACTGGAGTTGCAGAGGGGGATGGTGCTATTCTTGGGCTATATATCTTACATCCTAATAATATAGGTAGATGCGGACATATATCTAATGCTTCATATGCAGTTGATGGAAGTTATAGAGGATATCACATAGGTGAGAAACTAGTTCTCCATTCAATGAAAATAGGGCGTGAATTTGGATTTTCTATATTACAGTTTAATGCTGTAGTTAGCACAAATGCTGGTGCAATTCATCTTTATGAGAAGATAGGATTTCATAGAGTAGGAGTGATTCCAAAGGGCTATCTTCTTGGTAATGGAGAATATGAGGATATAATAATCTATTATATTGAGCTATAG
- a CDS encoding GNAT family N-acetyltransferase: MSIIIRNVCIEDLEGVVELEASCFPKEEAATRESLEERIKAFPESFFVGEVDGKIIALVNGAIIDRTVIYDELYKDSTLHNPKGDYQTIFGLNVAPDYRRQGIAAMLMNHMIKVSKASGRKGIILTCKDKLINYYEKFGFINKGISNSVHGGAKWYDMILNF, encoded by the coding sequence ATGAGCATAATAATTAGAAATGTCTGTATAGAGGATTTAGAGGGAGTTGTAGAACTTGAAGCAAGTTGTTTTCCTAAGGAAGAAGCAGCTACTAGAGAATCATTAGAAGAGCGTATTAAGGCATTTCCTGAAAGTTTTTTTGTAGGTGAAGTAGATGGCAAGATAATAGCTTTAGTTAATGGTGCTATTATTGATAGAACTGTTATATATGATGAACTTTATAAGGATTCTACATTGCATAATCCAAAGGGTGATTATCAAACGATATTTGGACTAAATGTAGCCCCAGATTATAGAAGACAGGGAATAGCAGCTATGCTTATGAATCATATGATAAAGGTATCAAAAGCATCAGGAAGAAAAGGTATAATCCTTACTTGTAAGGACAAGCTTATTAACTACTACGAAAAGTTTGGATTTATTAATAAAGGGATATCAAATTCTGTTCATGGCGGTGCTAAATGGTACGATATGATTTTAAATTTTTAA
- the lepB gene encoding signal peptidase I has protein sequence MVNRKNLMKEIMSWVLSILIAFFISILLNSKVVAKVRVKQSSMENTLKANQQLIIDKLSYNFTSPKRGDIIIFLENQHKRSIIDDAMIFIKDLGNKGDNNSRLVKRVIGVPGDKIDIKDGHVYVNGEKILENYVKGETFSQDLKFPIKVENDKLFVLGDNRPVSLDSRAFGPIDYDQVEGKAVFRVYPFDKLGNIK, from the coding sequence ATGGTTAATAGGAAAAATCTTATGAAAGAAATTATGAGCTGGGTACTTTCTATATTAATAGCATTTTTTATTTCTATATTACTTAATAGTAAGGTGGTTGCAAAGGTTAGAGTTAAACAAAGTTCAATGGAAAACACCTTAAAGGCTAATCAACAATTAATAATAGATAAGTTAAGCTATAATTTTACAAGCCCTAAAAGGGGAGATATAATTATATTTCTTGAAAATCAACATAAAAGAAGTATCATTGATGATGCCATGATTTTTATAAAAGATTTAGGTAATAAAGGGGATAATAATAGTAGGTTAGTTAAAAGGGTAATCGGAGTTCCAGGTGATAAAATAGATATTAAAGATGGTCATGTTTATGTAAATGGGGAAAAGATTCTAGAGAATTATGTTAAGGGTGAAACTTTTAGTCAAGATTTAAAGTTTCCTATTAAAGTAGAAAATGACAAACTCTTTGTATTAGGGGATAATAGACCTGTAAGCTTAGATAGCAGGGCATTTGGTCCTATTGATTACGATCAAGTTGAAGGAAAGGCAGTATTTAGGGTTTACCCATTTGATAAACTAGGAAATATTAAATAA
- a CDS encoding YnfA family protein has product MEILKSIFYFIVAGIFEIGGGYLVWIWLREGKNLWYGILGAILLVLYGIIPTLQPQSASFARVYAAYGGIFIVLSILWGWKIDNIIPDKFDLIGGAIALIGVIIIMYAPRG; this is encoded by the coding sequence ATGGAGATTTTAAAGTCAATATTTTACTTTATAGTAGCAGGTATATTTGAAATAGGGGGAGGGTACCTAGTTTGGATATGGCTACGTGAGGGAAAGAATCTGTGGTATGGAATTTTAGGGGCTATACTATTAGTCTTATATGGGATTATCCCAACTTTGCAGCCTCAAAGCGCTAGTTTTGCTAGAGTATATGCAGCATATGGAGGAATATTTATTGTTCTTTCAATTCTTTGGGGATGGAAAATAGACAATATAATACCTGATAAATTTGATTTAATTGGTGGAGCAATTGCATTAATTGGAGTAATTATAATTATGTATGCTCCAAGGGGATAG
- a CDS encoding ArsR/SmtB family transcription factor, with translation MKDNKTDFERCDCTIIHENVVNSVRDIMPLEEDLYDLAEVFKVFGDSTRIKILYALFASEMCVCDIAALLNMTQSAISHQLRVLKQARLVKYRKEGKVVYYSLDDEHVKQIFDQGLNHVTEKR, from the coding sequence ATGAAGGATAATAAAACTGATTTCGAAAGATGCGACTGCACTATTATTCATGAAAATGTCGTAAATTCAGTAAGAGATATTATGCCACTTGAGGAAGATTTATATGACTTAGCAGAAGTCTTTAAGGTATTTGGGGATAGTACAAGAATAAAAATACTCTATGCTCTATTTGCTTCAGAAATGTGTGTATGTGATATTGCTGCACTACTTAACATGACTCAATCTGCAATATCCCATCAGCTACGTGTTCTTAAGCAAGCAAGGCTAGTTAAATATAGAAAAGAAGGTAAGGTTGTTTATTATTCACTAGATGATGAACACGTTAAACAAATATTTGATCAAGGGCTAAACCATGTAACTGAAAAAAGATAA
- a CDS encoding heavy metal translocating P-type ATPase, with product MLTKIKKDLILEGLDCANCSAKIENEVNQIEGVNAYMNFMTKTLTVETEDNKDFNNVLENIESIVKKHEPHVIVSEKIVKKPAKNTFILEGLGCANCASKMETQIKSLPGVNSASIDFVSKRLIIEAASTEDLRRIAVEAAVIVDRIESGVKLVRFDSTTKEKPKANESANKKELIQLGVGGALFAFGLIMNLPSKIELAVFLISYLIVGGEIVLRALKNIARGQVFDENFLMGIATIGAFIIGEYPEGVAVMLFYQVGELFQEMAVNRSRRSISSLMDIRPDFANLKSGDNITRVSPEDVIIGDIIVVKPGEKIPLDGTVIEGSSMVDTSALTGESVPRKLEPGTSALSGFINKNGVLTIEVTKEFAESTVSKILDLVQNASSRKAPTENFITKFARYYTPGVVFASLAIALIPPMVIQGASFSDWVYRALIFLVISCPCALVVSIPLSFFGGIGGASKRGVLVKGSNYLEALNNVETVIFDKTGTLTKGLFKVTEITPEDDNTKEDLLEYAAYAESYSNHPIATSIIRAYGKEIDKANLSDYEEISGHGIKVKLKDNLILVGNAKLMKKEDIKYSEVNSIGTIVHVALNKEYIGYIIISDEIKEDSKDAIRDLKSLGIKKIVMLTGDVKSVGEKVANHLGLDEVYSELLPTEKVENLELLDKEKSPKGKLIFVGDGINDAPVLARADIGIAMGGLGSDAAIEAADIVIMTDEPSKIATAIKVAKRTKIIVWQNIAFALGIKLLFIILGAFGIATMWEAVFADVGVAVIAVLNAMRVIKVDNI from the coding sequence ATGTTAACTAAAATTAAAAAAGACCTAATCCTCGAGGGTCTAGACTGTGCTAACTGTTCAGCTAAAATAGAAAATGAAGTTAACCAAATCGAAGGTGTAAATGCCTATATGAACTTCATGACAAAGACACTAACAGTAGAAACTGAAGATAATAAAGACTTTAATAATGTTTTAGAAAATATAGAATCAATAGTAAAAAAGCACGAACCACATGTAATAGTTAGTGAAAAAATAGTAAAAAAGCCTGCTAAAAATACATTTATTCTAGAAGGTCTTGGGTGTGCAAACTGTGCATCAAAGATGGAAACACAGATCAAATCTCTTCCAGGAGTAAATAGTGCATCAATTGACTTCGTATCAAAGAGACTAATCATTGAAGCGGCTAGTACAGAAGATTTAAGAAGGATAGCCGTGGAAGCTGCTGTTATAGTAGATAGAATAGAATCAGGGGTTAAGCTTGTAAGATTTGATTCTACAACTAAGGAAAAGCCAAAGGCAAATGAAAGTGCTAACAAAAAAGAATTAATTCAGCTTGGTGTTGGAGGTGCATTATTTGCATTTGGATTAATTATGAATCTTCCAAGCAAAATTGAACTCGCTGTGTTTTTAATAAGTTACCTTATTGTTGGTGGAGAAATTGTACTAAGAGCATTAAAGAATATCGCAAGAGGACAAGTTTTCGATGAAAACTTTCTTATGGGTATTGCAACAATTGGTGCCTTCATTATCGGTGAATATCCAGAAGGGGTAGCTGTTATGCTATTCTATCAAGTTGGGGAATTATTCCAAGAAATGGCTGTAAATCGTTCAAGAAGATCAATAAGCTCACTTATGGATATAAGACCTGACTTTGCTAATCTTAAATCAGGTGATAATATAACTCGTGTATCACCTGAGGATGTAATCATTGGAGATATTATTGTTGTTAAACCAGGGGAAAAAATCCCACTTGATGGTACTGTTATAGAGGGAAGTTCTATGGTAGATACATCTGCCTTAACAGGTGAATCTGTTCCTAGAAAATTAGAACCAGGAACCTCTGCACTAAGCGGATTCATTAATAAAAATGGTGTTTTAACTATCGAAGTAACTAAGGAATTTGCAGAATCAACTGTATCTAAGATATTAGACTTAGTTCAAAATGCTAGTAGTAGAAAGGCCCCAACAGAGAACTTTATAACTAAATTCGCAAGATATTATACTCCAGGGGTAGTATTTGCATCACTTGCAATTGCTTTAATTCCACCTATGGTAATCCAAGGAGCAAGTTTCTCTGATTGGGTTTATAGAGCGCTTATATTCCTAGTAATATCTTGTCCATGTGCCTTAGTTGTTTCTATACCTTTAAGTTTCTTTGGCGGTATTGGTGGAGCTTCTAAGAGAGGTGTTCTAGTTAAAGGAAGTAACTATCTTGAGGCTTTAAATAACGTAGAAACTGTTATTTTTGACAAAACAGGTACATTAACAAAGGGTTTATTTAAGGTAACAGAAATAACTCCTGAAGATGATAATACTAAGGAAGATTTACTAGAATATGCTGCATACGCTGAAAGCTATTCAAACCACCCAATTGCAACTTCAATCATAAGAGCATATGGAAAAGAGATAGATAAAGCTAACCTTTCAGACTATGAAGAAATATCAGGACATGGTATTAAGGTTAAACTTAAAGATAATTTAATACTTGTTGGTAATGCTAAACTAATGAAAAAAGAAGATATCAAGTATAGTGAAGTTAACTCTATAGGAACAATAGTACACGTAGCACTAAATAAGGAATATATAGGCTATATTATTATATCCGATGAGATTAAAGAAGATTCTAAGGATGCAATAAGAGATTTGAAATCACTTGGAATTAAGAAGATAGTAATGCTTACAGGGGATGTAAAATCCGTTGGTGAAAAGGTAGCTAATCACCTAGGACTTGATGAAGTATATTCAGAACTTCTTCCTACAGAAAAGGTTGAAAATCTAGAATTACTTGATAAAGAGAAATCTCCAAAGGGAAAACTTATCTTCGTTGGAGATGGAATAAACGACGCTCCTGTACTTGCTAGAGCAGATATCGGTATAGCAATGGGAGGACTTGGTTCTGACGCTGCTATAGAGGCTGCTGACATAGTGATTATGACAGATGAACCATCAAAGATAGCAACTGCGATTAAGGTTGCAAAGAGAACAAAAATTATAGTATGGCAAAACATAGCTTTTGCACTAGGCATTAAACTTTTATTCATAATACTTGGAGCATTTGGTATAGCCACAATGTGGGAGGCTGTATTCGCTGATGTAGGTGTAGCAGTTATCGCAGTGTTAAATGCAATGAGGGTAATAAAGGTTGATAATATTTAA
- a CDS encoding pirin family protein: protein MIKKIDSNTMGKKNVGWLKSTFHFSFDEYSNPDHNNFGVLRVLNDDIIQPNTGFDKHPHSNMEIVTYVIDGEISHADSLGYKRTLSRGNVQYMGAGTGVNHSEYNLSNESVRLLQIWIYPDIEEREPDYGDFRFDPNDRKNKWLHIVSSKEGDAPVKINQDVNFYVLELDENLEINFNLGEGRQAYLVQIEGTSIINQIDLKPKDALEIIEDSINIKSTKPSHFIIIEMKKS from the coding sequence ATGATAAAGAAAATAGATAGCAATACTATGGGAAAAAAGAACGTAGGATGGCTAAAAAGCACTTTTCACTTTTCTTTTGATGAATACTCGAATCCAGACCATAATAACTTTGGAGTTTTAAGAGTATTAAATGATGATATAATTCAACCAAATACTGGTTTTGATAAACATCCCCATAGCAATATGGAGATAGTAACCTATGTTATAGATGGGGAAATATCTCATGCAGATAGCTTAGGATACAAAAGAACACTATCACGTGGAAATGTTCAATATATGGGCGCAGGTACAGGTGTGAATCATAGTGAATATAACCTTTCTAATGAAAGCGTAAGACTTCTTCAAATATGGATTTATCCTGACATAGAAGAACGTGAACCTGACTATGGAGACTTTAGATTTGACCCTAATGATAGAAAGAATAAGTGGCTACATATAGTTTCAAGCAAAGAGGGAGATGCCCCTGTTAAGATAAATCAAGACGTTAATTTTTATGTATTGGAGCTTGATGAAAACCTGGAAATTAACTTTAATCTAGGTGAAGGGCGACAAGCATACCTAGTTCAAATAGAAGGAACTTCAATCATAAATCAAATTGACTTAAAACCTAAGGATGCACTTGAAATTATTGAGGATAGCATCAATATAAAGTCTACTAAGCCATCTCACTTTATAATTATAGAAATGAAAAAATCATAA
- a CDS encoding FMN-dependent NADH-azoreductase, producing the protein MFRFIKRLFGRERNDEKVTKVLYVTANPKPEADSYSLSTGREFIDLYKKNNPNDEVIEIDVFKANIPLIDADVLNAWGELQHGKTFDELDANVKDKVGRIDQFTNQFISADKYVFVTPLWNLSIPPLMKAYIDTITVAGKTFKYTENGPVGLLKNKKAVHIHAAGGVYSEGPAAPFEHANTYIKSILGFLGVESIDSILIEATAQADPGAEAVKSKASERVKEVVKNF; encoded by the coding sequence ATGTTTAGATTTATAAAGAGATTATTTGGACGAGAAAGGAATGATGAAAAAGTGACAAAGGTATTATATGTTACTGCTAACCCAAAGCCTGAAGCTGATTCCTATAGTTTATCAACAGGAAGAGAATTCATAGATTTATATAAGAAGAATAACCCAAATGATGAGGTTATAGAAATTGATGTTTTTAAAGCAAATATACCACTTATTGATGCTGATGTACTTAATGCTTGGGGAGAACTACAACATGGTAAAACATTTGATGAATTAGATGCTAATGTAAAGGATAAGGTAGGTAGAATAGATCAATTTACAAATCAGTTTATATCAGCTGACAAATATGTTTTCGTGACTCCTCTATGGAACCTATCAATTCCTCCACTAATGAAAGCATATATAGATACTATTACAGTAGCTGGTAAAACATTTAAGTATACAGAAAATGGCCCTGTGGGACTACTTAAAAATAAGAAGGCTGTTCATATTCATGCCGCTGGTGGTGTCTATTCTGAAGGCCCTGCAGCTCCATTTGAACACGCAAATACTTATATTAAGTCTATTTTAGGTTTCCTTGGTGTTGAATCTATAGACTCTATTCTTATAGAAGCAACAGCACAAGCAGATCCTGGAGCAGAGGCTGTTAAATCAAAGGCAAGCGAAAGAGTTAAAGAAGTTGTTAAAAATTTCTAA
- a CDS encoding DUF2935 domain-containing protein yields MLREARLYLSLVNDLEDGIDIDCKDIRKTELFWDQIMMEHAQFIRGLLDPTEEELIDTADDFAHDFKCLIKEARAATDATIDSVTDETIRLRDFKAAGTEGIANCEIRSIILPLLGDHVLREANHYIRLLETYEEI; encoded by the coding sequence ATATTACGTGAAGCAAGACTATATCTTTCATTAGTAAATGACCTTGAAGATGGAATTGATATTGATTGTAAGGATATTAGAAAAACAGAGTTATTTTGGGATCAGATTATGATGGAGCATGCACAATTTATAAGAGGATTACTTGATCCTACTGAAGAGGAATTGATTGATACTGCAGATGACTTCGCTCATGACTTTAAATGCTTAATAAAAGAAGCTCGAGCTGCGACAGATGCTACAATAGATAGTGTTACAGATGAAACTATCAGACTTAGAGATTTTAAGGCAGCAGGTACAGAAGGAATCGCTAATTGTGAAATAAGATCTATAATACTTCCACTTCTTGGAGATCATGTGCTTAGAGAGGCTAATCATTATATTAGATTATTAGAAACCTATGAAGAAATATAA
- a CDS encoding LysE family transporter, translating to MPFNILGAFIGYILISSFTPGPGNILALNTMVQYGWKKGRNLIFGIGAGYATVQFICTMAIYELNEFLTPALAIIKYVGAIYLVCLTIQIIKSKLEQGMNENNANFRTGFLMQLVNVKIYFYIITLLTAYIAPYCNTLPLMLFIGVFVVAVGFIATMTWSFLGLKMQKIYVVHFKLINILLGVFLLYCAFSIIRG from the coding sequence ATGCCCTTTAATATACTCGGAGCTTTTATTGGATATATTTTAATAAGTTCCTTCACTCCTGGCCCAGGTAATATTCTTGCATTGAACACGATGGTACAATACGGATGGAAAAAAGGAAGAAATCTCATTTTTGGTATTGGAGCAGGATATGCAACAGTCCAGTTTATTTGTACAATGGCTATATATGAGTTAAATGAATTTCTTACACCTGCACTTGCTATAATTAAATATGTAGGTGCGATTTATCTAGTTTGTCTAACAATTCAAATTATAAAGAGTAAACTGGAGCAAGGTATGAATGAAAATAATGCAAACTTTCGCACTGGATTCCTAATGCAGTTGGTAAATGTTAAGATATATTTCTATATCATTACTTTACTTACAGCATATATAGCTCCCTATTGTAATACATTGCCATTAATGTTATTCATAGGTGTATTTGTAGTTGCTGTAGGGTTTATAGCTACAATGACTTGGTCCTTTCTAGGACTTAAAATGCAGAAAATTTATGTGGTGCATTTTAAATTGATCAATATTCTATTAGGTGTATTTTTGTTATACTGTGCCTTCAGTATTATAAGGGGGTAG
- a CDS encoding winged helix-turn-helix transcriptional regulator: MYEPKLEKDIRCPLEYDLEMFGGKWKSRIICVLAEKGILRYSSLRKEMTNITDSVLACTLKELINDDIVIRNQFDEIPPRVEYCLTKKGKSVIPILQNICRWSGAYFKEDNDNALLQCQKCDYNRKVE; the protein is encoded by the coding sequence ATGTATGAACCAAAATTAGAGAAAGATATCCGTTGCCCATTAGAATATGACTTAGAGATGTTCGGTGGAAAATGGAAATCACGTATTATATGTGTGCTTGCTGAAAAAGGTATACTAAGATATAGTTCACTACGTAAAGAAATGACAAATATCACAGACTCTGTATTAGCATGCACGCTAAAGGAACTGATTAATGACGATATCGTAATCCGTAATCAATTCGATGAAATTCCTCCAAGGGTAGAATATTGTCTAACTAAAAAGGGAAAATCAGTCATTCCCATACTACAAAATATATGTAGATGGTCTGGTGCTTACTTTAAAGAGGACAATGACAATGCACTTTTGCAGTGCCAGAAATGCGATTATAACAGAAAGGTGGAATAG